The following DNA comes from Alienimonas californiensis.
CGCTGGGTTTGGAGCGGAGCGTCAGTCAGGGGATCGTCTCCAACCGCCACCGCAACTTCGAGGGGCTGACGTATATTCAGACGACCGCCCAGATTAACCCCGGCAACAGCGGCGGCCCGCTGTTCAACGACCGCGGCGAGGTCATCGGGGTGACCAATATGAAGCTGACCTTCGGCGAGGGGCTGGGCTTCGCGATTCCGGTCACCTTCGTCAAATCGTTCCTGGACGAGTGGGAGGCGTTCGCCTACGACCGCAACAACGCCAACAGCGGCTATCGCTATCTGGAGGCGCCCTCCCGCCGCAATCCGAACCCCCCGCCGGCGGCCGAGGAGTAGGCGGCCCGCGGCGCCGCTTGCCGTGACGGCACAATCGGGCGTCGGGCGGTGCGATCCCCCATGAAATAGGGCGGTGCGGTTGACGGTAAGCGGCGTCGTTTCAAGAATCGCCGACCTTCAATCGGCGGACGCAGAGTCCGCCCGGACGAACACGAGTTCGCCCGCGTTCCCCCCGTCTCTTCACAGCGTCTCCCTATGAGCGGCCCGATCGTCCGCACCGGCTCCAACAGTAAGCTGCGTGAGGGCTGGGACCGTATCTTCGGCGACGACGCCGACGCGGCCCCCGCCAAGTCCAAGAAGTCCGCCGGCAAGAAGGCCGCCGCCAAGCCCGCCGCGGCGAAGAAGGCGACCCCGAAGGCGGTCGCCCAGAAGACGGCCGCCGCCGCCCCGAAGGCCGCCGCGAAGAAGGCCCCCGCCAAGAAGGAAGCGGCCCCGGCCAAGAAGGCGGCGCCCGCCAAGAAGGAAGCGGCTCCCGCGAAGAAGAAAGCGGCGGCTCCCGCGAAGGCGGCGGCGAAGTCGGAGAAGGCCCCCGCCAAACAGGAGAAGAAAGCCGCGGCGAAGAAGGCGGTCGCCGGCACGACCGCCAAGGCGGCGGTCAAAGAGAAGGGCGCGGCGAAGAAGACCGCCCGCAGCAAAAAGTAGTCGGCCCGACCGTTTCCCCCGTATGGGGTTTGCCGCACAGGGGGTTTGCCGCCATGTGGAACGTGCCGCGATGAAGGGCGTCGTCGCGGGAACGCTGCTGTTCGCGGCGCTCATGGCCTATTCGCTCGTGCAGAGCCCCGTGCCGGGCGTGAACGAGCCGCAGTACCTCGGCAAGGCGCTGCACCTGGTCGACCCGAGCTTCTGCCCGGGCGATTTCTTCCTGGATTCCTCGGACCCGCACGGCGTGTTCGGGTTGCTGTGCGGCCCCGTGGCGGACGGGTTCGGCCTACCCGCCGCCGCCCTGTTCGGCCGGGCGACCGGGCTGGCCCTGCTGGCCTGCGGCTGGACGCTGCTGGCGACCCGGGTGATCGGCACCCCCTGGGCGGCGCCGCTGAGCGGGGCGGCGTTTCTCGCGGCGGCGGCGGTGGGCAACCTGTCGGGCGAATGGCTCGTCGGCGGGGCCGAGGGCAAGGTCTTTTCGTACGGCTTCCTGCTGCTCGGGCTCGCCTGGGGGCTGGAGCGACGCTGGCTGCCAGCGGCGGCGGCGGCGGGGGCGGCGGTCTCGTTTCACCCCGTCGTCGGCGTGTGGGGCGCCGCCTGCGGGGCGTTCGCGGCGGCGGCGCTGGCCGGCGCCCGACGGTGGCGGGGGGAACCGATGGAGCGCCCGGCTCCCCGGACGGCAGCCGCCGCCGCGGGGCTGTTCCTACTGTGCGCCGTCCCCGGGCTGTGGTTCGCCCTCGACGCCTTGGACGCGGCGCCCGGGGCGAACGTCGGCCGGGCGAACTTTTTGCAGGTCTATCTGCGGCTGCCCCATCACCTCGACCCGATGACGTTCCGCACCCATTCGTGGTTCGGGTTCTTCCACCTGACCGCCGCGTGGGTCCTGCTGCGGCGCTGGGGCGCCCGGACGGCGGCCGAGACGGCGTTCGCCCTCGTCGTGCTGGGGAGCCTGCTGATCGCCTACGTCGGCGTGCTGATCGGCCTGCGCACCGGGGAGCCGCACGAGGCCGCGTTCCCCTACCTGCGGGCCTTCCTGCTGAAGTTCTACCCGTTCCGCCTGGCCGACGTGCTGGTCCCGCTGGCGGCGGCGCTGGCCTTCGCGGGGTGCGCGATCCGCTGGGCGACCACGCCGCCGCGGACCCTCGCCGCGACGGGCGCCGCGGGGGCGCTGTTCCTCCTCAGCGTCTGGACGCCCTTTTACGACCGCGACCCCTCCGGGCTCTCCCCTGAGGACGCCGCCGCCTGGGAGTCGATGTGCGGCTGGATCGACGAGACCCTGCCGGCGGACGCGGTCGTCGTCACGCCGACCCGCAATCACGCCTTCAAGTGGTTTGCGCAGCGGGCGGAGTACGTCTGCTTCAAGGACTGCCCGCAGGACCCGGCGGGGATTCTCGAGTGGAACCGCCGCCTGCGGCTGGTGCGGGACTGGGCCCGCCTGCGGTGGGGCGACGACGAAACGCCGGGCTTCGACCGTTCGGAGTTGGGCGAACTGGGCGTCGCCACGGAGGCGGACTACCTGCTGACCGCCACGCTGGAGCCGATCGACGCCCCCCCGACCCACGTCGCCGGCCCCTGGCGCCTGTACGCCCTGCGGCCGGAGCCGCCGAACGCGGATTGATTCGCCGGGCGGGCGCCGCTTGCGGTTTCACGGTGGTCGAACGCCCTCGGCCCCCGCGAAACCGCAAGCGGCAGGCGTCCATGAAAAAACGACCGCCCCCGTTGCCGGAGGCGGTCGTCACGACTGATGGGATACGGCTGTGAGCCGGAACCGGGCTCAGTTGGCGGCGTCCGGGACCGGGACGAGCGGCTGGCCGGTGGGCAGCGGATCGCAGCCTTCGGCCGGCAGTTCCTTCTTTTTCTTGATGCGCTCGCCGAAGGTCTCGCCGTTGCAGCTTTTTTCGCTCTCGATGCTCTCCATGGCCTTGGTGAAGGCTTCCTGATCCTTCTCGTTCTCCTTGACGACCTTCGCCAGGGCGGCGCCGTAGGGGTTCCGGATCTTCTTATCTTTGGGCTGGGTCTTCTCGTGACAGATATCGCACTTCACCTTACTGATCTGATCTTTTTCGATCTCCTCGGCGTACTTCTGGGCGAAGAACTTGAGGTGCTGGGGACGGGCCTGGGCCTCGTCGGCGCCGTTGGGGGCCGGGGCGAGCAGCAGGCCGGCGGCAAGGGCGGCGAGGGCGACGCCGCCAATCAGACGGCGGGCGGGGCGAGCAGTGATCATGGGCGAATGTCGGTGGGTTGAGGAGGGTCCGGGGCGGCCGGGGAACGGGCCGCGGATGGAAACGGGGCCGCGGGGCACGACGCGCCGACGAGCCGGGGCCGTGTCCGCATCGCGGGGACACGGTTCGGTCGGACGGATGGAGCACGCCGCGTACCGGCCGGGCCGGACCCGACGATTCTCCCCCCGATCCCCGGCGGAACCGGGAACGGCGAGACGAACGAATCGGGCAGGCTGATTAGATCGCCCCCCGGGACCGTGCGTCAACCGGCGTTCAGGCCGATCCCCACCCGCCGGCGCCCTCCGGCGGCCCCCGCCGACGCTTCGGGAGCCGCTCCGCCCCGCCCCGCGCCGGCCGGAAGTGTCCCGCGGGTGCGACGCAGCGTGTAAGTTCGACACCCGCGATCGTCGCGCACCGGCCCCTTTGTCAAACGACCGTCTCGGAACGTCCGCATGTTCGGCCTCCCGCTCGCCGCCTCGTTCGCCTTGGCGTGCGCGGCGGATCCGTCCCCCGCGGCCGCCGACGTGGAGGGGCCGTCGGCGGCGGAGATCGCCGCGACGCTGACCGTCGTGCCCGGCCTGACGGTGGAGCTGGCCGCCGCGGAGCCGCTGGTCGTCGATCCGGTCGCCCTACGGTTCGACGAACGCGGCCGGGCGTGGGTCGTGGAGATGGGCGACTACCCCACCCCGCCGCCCGAGGGCTTTTCCGAGGAGAATCCGCCCCGCGGCCGAGTGCGGATCTTGGAGGACGCCGACGGCGACGGCACCTTCGACGCCGCCCTCACCTTCGCCGACCGCCTCGCCTTCCCCACCGGCGTGCAGCCGTGGAAAGGCGGCGCCTTCGTCACCCTCGCGGGCAAGGTGAGCTACTTCCCGGACACCGACCGGGACGACGTCGCCGACAGGGAGGAAGTCTGGTTCACCGGCTTCGCGGAGGAGAACGAACAGCTGCGGGCCAATCACCCGACGCTCGGCCCGGACGGTTGGATCTACGTCGGCAACGGCCTCCGCGGCGGCAAAATCGTGAAGGGGGAATCGAACCCAAGCCGGACGCATGCGTCCGGCTTAGGCGAGGATAAGGACGCTGAACCGCTGGACCTGTCCGGCCGCACGTTCGCCTTCGACCCGCACATTGGCGAAGCAAAGGTCGTGGCCGGCGCCGGGCAGTACGGGCTGAGCATCGACGCCTTCGGGAACCGCTTTTTCTGCGAGAACCGTAAACCGGTCCGACACGCGGTGTTGCCGGACTCGCTGACGGCGCTGAACCCGCACCTCGCCGTCGAATCCGCCGTGCACGACGTCGCCGCCTGGGGGCCGGACTCCAAGCTGTACCCGACGCAAAAGGCGTTCACCACGAGCCTCGCCCACGCCGGCCAATTCACCGCCGCCTGCGGGGTGTTGAAGCTGCCCCGCGGCGTGTTGACCAAAGAATATGAGAACAGCGTCTTCACCTGCGAGCCGACCGCCGGGCTGGTGCACCGGGAGGTTCTCGAACCGCAAGGAGCGACGTTCACCTCGAAGCCGGCCCGCGACGGGGTGGAGTTTCTCACGTCCGCCTCGCCCTGGTTCCGCCCGGTGGACCTCGCCGTCGGCCCGGACGGCAGTGTATATGTCGTCGACATGGCCCGGGCGGTGATCGAACACCCGCATTGGATGCCGGAGGAATTAAAAAACCGCCCGGACCTGCGATGGGGCGAAACCCGCGGCCGGCTGTGGCGGGTGCGGGCGGCGGGGGAGCCCCCCTGGCGGGCGGACGTTCTGGGGGCGGCGTCGCCTTCCGAACTGGCGGGGGCGCTGCACGAACCGGGCTGGGGCGGCGAGACCGCCCAGCGATTGCTCCACGAACGCCGCGACCCGGCCGCCGTCACGCCGGTTCGCGAGTCCAACAGAATCTATTGGGAGCATGAGGATTTATCGCGGGGGCTGGCGTACTTGGCCGCCGTCGGAGCGTTGACCGAAGGCGATGTGTTACACGCACTCGACGAAATGCCCGGACGAGCGGCGAGGATTGCCGCCGACGCCGGACTGATGACTCCCGCAGCGCTCGATGCGGCCGTCGCGGCGCTCAGCGAGTACGTCTGGGAAGGCCGAACCGCCTTCGACCTCTGCGTCGCCCTCGCCCCGCACGCGGACGACCCGGCCGTGTTTGCGGCGCTGGTGGACGCGGCGGTTCAGTCCGACGATCCCTATCTGCACACCGCCGTGTTGGCCGGGGCCGGGCGGGCCGGGATGCCGACGCCCCTCACCGCGGCGCTGTGGCTCTCCGAGACGCCGGCGCCGCCGGACCTGTTGGCCCGCTCCGCCGAGGTCGCCGGGCGCCGGGGCGAGTTGACGGCGACGATGGGCATGGCCGTCGGGTCCGTCCTCGCCGATCGGGTCGTCCCTGAGAAGGCCGCGGCCGTGCTGCGGGGCCTCGACCGTGGCGCCGGCCCGGCACTGCGGCGGGAACTGGCGGCACTGGAGGCGGGGTACCGGGAGACGCTCGCCGCCGCGTTCGTGCAGCGGTCGGCCGCCACTGCGGATCGGGAGAACGACCTATTTCTGCTCGGCCTGCTGGAAGAAACCTGGCCGGAGCTGACGGCGGTCGCCGCGGAGGACCCGGACCCGGCGGTGCGGAGCGCCGCGGTCCGCCAGTTGGCCCGCACCGCCTCCCCCGCCGCGGCCGATCTGGTGCGCAACCTGCCCGCCGAAACGCCCGCCGTGCGGGCGGCGCTGCTGGAACTGGCCCTGACCGCCCCCGACCGGGCCGCGGCGCTGCTGACGTTGGTCGAAGACCGCGAACTGACCGCCGCGGCCGTCGGCCCCGCGGCGACGCGGCGACTAGTTCAATTCAATGACGAGGCGATCCGCACCCGGGCCGAGGCGGCGCTCTCCGGCGGCGGCGAGGACCGGGCGGCGGCACTGGCCCGCTATCAGTCGGCCCTCACGATGGAGGGCGACGTGGCCCGCGGCCGCGCGGCGTTCGGGCGGGTTTGCGCGACCTGTCACGCGGTCGACGGCGTGGGCACGGCGGTCGGGGCGGACATCTCCGACACCTACAACCGCACCCCCGAGAGCCTGTTGACGAACATCCTCGACCCGAACCGGGCCGTGGACGTCGGGGGCTTCGCCTATACCGTCCTCACCGCCGACGGCCGCGTCCTCACCGGCCTGCTGACCAGCGAAACGGCCGGTTCGATCACCCTGCAGTCCCCCGGCGGCGAGACCGTCTCCCTACCCCGCGGCGACC
Coding sequences within:
- a CDS encoding DUF6798 domain-containing protein, with translation MKGVVAGTLLFAALMAYSLVQSPVPGVNEPQYLGKALHLVDPSFCPGDFFLDSSDPHGVFGLLCGPVADGFGLPAAALFGRATGLALLACGWTLLATRVIGTPWAAPLSGAAFLAAAAVGNLSGEWLVGGAEGKVFSYGFLLLGLAWGLERRWLPAAAAAGAAVSFHPVVGVWGAACGAFAAAALAGARRWRGEPMERPAPRTAAAAAGLFLLCAVPGLWFALDALDAAPGANVGRANFLQVYLRLPHHLDPMTFRTHSWFGFFHLTAAWVLLRRWGARTAAETAFALVVLGSLLIAYVGVLIGLRTGEPHEAAFPYLRAFLLKFYPFRLADVLVPLAAALAFAGCAIRWATTPPRTLAATGAAGALFLLSVWTPFYDRDPSGLSPEDAAAWESMCGWIDETLPADAVVVTPTRNHAFKWFAQRAEYVCFKDCPQDPAGILEWNRRLRLVRDWARLRWGDDETPGFDRSELGELGVATEADYLLTATLEPIDAPPTHVAGPWRLYALRPEPPNAD
- a CDS encoding PVC-type heme-binding CxxCH protein, producing the protein MFGLPLAASFALACAADPSPAAADVEGPSAAEIAATLTVVPGLTVELAAAEPLVVDPVALRFDERGRAWVVEMGDYPTPPPEGFSEENPPRGRVRILEDADGDGTFDAALTFADRLAFPTGVQPWKGGAFVTLAGKVSYFPDTDRDDVADREEVWFTGFAEENEQLRANHPTLGPDGWIYVGNGLRGGKIVKGESNPSRTHASGLGEDKDAEPLDLSGRTFAFDPHIGEAKVVAGAGQYGLSIDAFGNRFFCENRKPVRHAVLPDSLTALNPHLAVESAVHDVAAWGPDSKLYPTQKAFTTSLAHAGQFTAACGVLKLPRGVLTKEYENSVFTCEPTAGLVHREVLEPQGATFTSKPARDGVEFLTSASPWFRPVDLAVGPDGSVYVVDMARAVIEHPHWMPEELKNRPDLRWGETRGRLWRVRAAGEPPWRADVLGAASPSELAGALHEPGWGGETAQRLLHERRDPAAVTPVRESNRIYWEHEDLSRGLAYLAAVGALTEGDVLHALDEMPGRAARIAADAGLMTPAALDAAVAALSEYVWEGRTAFDLCVALAPHADDPAVFAALVDAAVQSDDPYLHTAVLAGAGRAGMPTPLTAALWLSETPAPPDLLARSAEVAGRRGELTATMGMAVGSVLADRVVPEKAAAVLRGLDRGAGPALRRELAALEAGYRETLAAAFVQRSAATADRENDLFLLGLLEETWPELTAVAAEDPDPAVRSAAVRQLARTASPAAADLVRNLPAETPAVRAALLELALTAPDRAAALLTLVEDRELTAAAVGPAATRRLVQFNDEAIRTRAEAALSGGGEDRAAALARYQSALTMEGDVARGRAAFGRVCATCHAVDGVGTAVGADISDTYNRTPESLLTNILDPNRAVDVGGFAYTVLTADGRVLTGLLTSETAGSITLQSPGGETVSLPRGDLLELRSEGVSLMPTGLEEQLTPEQMADLLAFLKGWRYAE